The genomic interval AGTTCTACTCCCTTGAGTAGAAACTCTACTACTCGTTCCAAGTTCTCTTTTTGGAAACTGAAGGGTAACATTCCCTTTATCATCTTGCATTATAAAGAGAGACTTCCTATTTTGCATAGGTTTTGGAAGAACTAACTGTGTGAAATTCTAGGTGTTTGAATGTGTTAGAGATTCCCAAGGGATCTCTTTAGGGGTCATGATCACTGAGGAATGTTCCTTATTGGCTTGGAATaaaagggttttcttttttgggaaaGTTAGTAAACACTTAGCATTTTCTAATGTGGTCATTGCCTTATAATATATTCTATATACTATAAGAATGCTTTTTGCTCTAGGGTCCATGTCATAACCCTTGGTTTGAACATTTAGGGTTAAGGCTTTGTGTATAGACATATCATCTATACAACTTAACTCTAAGTTTAGAAATCAATTGAAGTAAATAGGGTCATGTGCCATGTTTGACTCCATTACTCCCAATAGGGAATCATTAAAGTTATTGTGTCTGGCATCTCTGAGACAAACACAAATTGGTTTGTTTAACCCAATTCGAGTTAATGGTTTGATTGCTACTTGGATGGCTCCTATGtgaaggattttgaaaaactgttCCCTTAAAGTTTTGAAATCCTTTGGATTGAAGAGTTCTATAGTTTCAGTTTTTGATCCTATAGCATGTGTATTTTCTTACACTTTGATTTTGTAAGTTGATCTAAATTTGAAGGTACCTATTTGAtaaatatctttgatattttgtctgggcattttccaatttttgatatattgtttaagaGTGTCAATCGATACATTCAATTGATTCTCacattttgaagtattttcttcTAACATTTTGAGATCATTTTCCATCCTATTTATACTACCATGAGAGCTACTTCTGgaaatatttccaaataaatttgacatttttgtcCTATGGGTTCTCTATTTAAATTCTCAGTAATTAGTGGGACCACCTAAATGCCACCATGGCTAAAACGGCTTACCAACGGATACTAGGAGCTAACCAACGCTAACAGTTTGGATTTAAAtagataatcataaaataaaatggctaattaaatttgaaaacaaaatagtCATGACTCTAATACCAATAAGCACAGGATCAAAGGAtgataagaaaatgaatgaaagaagAACACTTCAATTTGAATATcatgataatttaaaatcaagaaattaatagCAACAAAACTTCAAATCTTAGAACATGGGAAAATTCAAACTTTAGAAGACATAGAAGATAAACAAttagaagaaggagaaggacaTTTATATTCTTCAAAGATTCAAACTCggtattttggtatttttatagtttatattctttttttaattataggaaTTAGAAGGACGTTGGGCCCATTATTAGTAGGTGGAGTCCTTGAAGCACaattttcccttaatttttctatccatcttttttttttgttttgtttttttttccttttttggtatCCATAGAAAACCTTGGGCTAATTAGACAAGACACTAATTTTTTGGGTATAttctttttttggaaaattaaaatttataataggTGAATCAAACACATATACCAATGTCCCTTATAATAgtatatattagaaattaaaacATCAAACATAGGGTGTATGGAGGAGGCTTTTGGTAAATTTCATGCTTGGATCTCATTCGCTGATTCTTAAAAAGCACTGTTGAAGAAGATAAATGCTAAGCACCTAGAGGCGAATGCTTGGCAAACAGAAGGAGAGGTGGGAGGCCATTCATCTTGAGTGGATGGATCCTTCCTTTGTGGGTCAAAGTCAACAAGGACGATCCTACTTTACCAATATTCCAACGCTTTTCatcttaattttgaaatttctagGATCCTTCAATGTGTTTTCCTCCTCCCTCACTGCCAGTTCTATCGAGAGACTTGGCTTCAACCACGTCCGCATCTGGATCTGCATCACCGTCACCGTCTCATGTCACTGTTATTCGCCATTCTCTCCTTCACATTTCTCATAGCTTTATTCTTCAATTACAGCCTCCTCTTTTGCACATAATCAAATTTCATTTGTTCGTTAAGTATTCCTATGACATATATGTGTTTGAAATTATGGgtaccttttttcttttctacagGATGATTTAAGAATTCGCAACCATCATATCACAGACTTCATCTCTCTACTACTGCTTCGCTATGGCTGATCCCTCTTCTTCTTTCCAAAGCTATGATGTGTTCCTCAGCTTTCGAGGGGAAGACACCCGCAATAACTTCACTGCCCATCTCCATAAGGAGTTACTTACCAAAGGAATCGACACTTTCATAGATGAGGAGAGGCTTGAGACAGGCCTAGTCATACATCCTGCCCTTGTTGCTGCTATTGAAAACTCCAAGTTTTCTATCATTGTTTTGTCAGAAAACTATGCATCTTCCAGGTGGTGCTTGGAGGAGCTGGTGAAGATACTGGAGTGCAAGAGAACCAGGGGACAGAGGGTTCTCCCAATTTTCTACAATGTGGATCCCTCGGATGTCAGAAAGCACAGGGGAAAATTTGGAGAAGCATTGGCTAAACATGAAGAAAACTTGGAGAATATGGAGTGGATGCGGATTTGGAGGGATGCCCTCACTGGAGTTGCCAATTTAAAGGGTTGGGATACAAGAAATAAGTAATTTTCTAAGTCTCaaaccttttttatttcctcttttatttttcttttctcaatttatgtgtttacattattattattattactaaaatTTGCTCGAGGAAATATTGTGATTGTTGATATTCTCACCTTAAATTTAGATTCTCATaactaatttattaaataagacCTTTTGTGTTTTCTCTTGCCTTCAttgtaaaattgaaaataaagttcTAAGATTTAGATACTTAGCtcatttttaaatgttttacgTTTCTAtgtcaaattattcaaaataatcatGATGAGATAATCATGAAAGCGTTAATTGGGACACCAAATATTTAAGGAATCACCCTGCTTTTTacatataattttgttttctatacaATATGGGACATCATTCATTCAATAGTTAGAAGGTTAGGTAATGGGTTAGCAGTAATTAGTAAATCAAATATCTAGAATAATGGACCGTCATTactaaatttcaaatattctcCTGCCCCATGTTTCACAATTGACAACTGTCATTGTAATGAACTGATTTTGATTGTCAAATTGTCATGGTCACCAGTCACCATTAAAACTGACTGGTCTTAAGGCCTAGAGAGGCCTTCTCAAAGtgtaaatatgtaatatttgttTGCCTATGAAGTAGACTGATTACACTCCTGCATTGTCAACCTTACTCCTTATTCTTCAATCATGGCAGGAATGAAGCTACGCTTATCGAGGAAATTGCCTCATCTATTTTCCATCAGAAAATGAATATGGCACAAAGTGATGGTGCTGAGGACCTAGTGGGGATAGATTCTCGTGTATGTGAAATCGAACCATTATTATGTCTTAAGACAGCTGATGTTCGCATCATAGGAATCTGGGGCATGAGCGGCATAGGGAAGACAACTCTTGCAGACGCTATTTTTGAACGATTTCGTAATCAATTTGAGGGTTGCGTCTTTTTTGCAAATGttggaaaaaaattggaaagagaAGGTATTGAAGGTTTACAAGAGaaattgctttcaaaaatattaGGGCTTAAAAATCTTAGTTTAAGAGGACGCCCTTCAATAAAGATTGCATTAGGCTCTAAAAAAGTCCTTATTGTCCTTGATAATGTGAAAGATCCGATGATCATAGAAAAGATAGCCAAAAAACGTGATTGGTTTGGTGTTGGAAGTAGAATCATCATAACTACTACAAATAAAAATGTGTTGAGGACTAATGAAGTGAAGGAAATATATGAGGTGAAGAAATTTGACGGGGATGAAGCCATGAAGCTTTTCGGTCGTTGTGTATTTAAACAAGACCATCCGAGAAAAGATTTTGTGGAGCTCTCCAAAAGCATAATAGCTTGCACTCATGGTCTTCCATTAGCTATTGAAGTTTTAGGTCGTCTCTTAATTAATAAGTGCAAATATGAGTGGGAAACCAAATTGGATACACTGACCATGGATCTTAAGTTGGGCATCCAAAACGTGCTTCAAATGAGTTACAATGAGCTCAATGAAGATGAACGATGTATATTTCTAGACATTGCATGTTTCTATGAGGGTGAGGACAGAGATTATGTTGCAGAAATACTTGACAGTCGCAATTGTCGCACAATTGAAAGAATACATGCTCTTGTTGATAAGTCCCTCATAACTATTTCTGGAAACAAGCTTCAGATGCATGATTTACTGcaagaaatgggaagagaagtTGTTCATCAAGAGTCCAAAGAGCCAGGCAAGCGGACCAGATTGTGGATGCATGATGACATTTCCCAtgtgttgaaaaataataaggtaACAATGAAATCCAAATATTTCTCTTTTCATACATGACTTTAAGTTTGAAAACTAGCACTTTTGTTTAAGTAATTATagatcatataaattttttatgcattttgcATGGTTTAtcattaatctttttaattggTTGTCAGGGAACCGAAGAAATTATAGGAATATCTCTCGATTTGTCTCATGTAAAAGAGACACTACGCCTCACCACTCCAGCCTTTGCAAGGATGAATAAACTTGAATTGCTTAAAGTGTACAATTCTGCAGGTGCCTCCAAAATGGGGAACTGTAATGTGCACTTTTCCGAAGGCTTTAAATTTCATTCTGATGCATTGAGGTGCTTACATTTACTTGGAtacaatttgaaatcattgccCAATGATTTCAATGCAGAGAATCTTGTACACTTAAGTATGCCTCATAGCCACGTACAACAACTTTGGAAAGGAAGTAAGGTACGATAAtcgtttattcttttttttttttttccccttttcaaaTAGCAAACAATGTTCATGAAAGCTAATtttttagatcatttttttttatggcagGTTATGAAGGAGCTAAAATCCATTGATCTCAGTCACTCCACGCATTTAACAGAAACCCCAAATTTCTCAGGGGTCGTTAACCTTGAACAATTAATTCTTCAAGGTTGTATATCTTTGCGTAGACTTCACCCATCCATTGGAGTCTTGAACAAACTGAAGCTCTTGAATTTGAGAAACTGCAAAATGCTTAAGAGTCTTCCAGAAGGTGTCGGTAATCTAACATCCcttcaattattttatctttctgGTTGCCgcaaattggaaaattttcctAACAATCTTGGGAAGTTACAAATGCTGAAGGAGCTTTACGCAGATGAAACTGCTGTAACAGAACTACCCTCCTCAATGGGTTTCTTGAAAAACcttgagatattttcttttcaagggCATAAAGGACCATCTCCTGCCCGGTACTCAATGCTCAGAACTAGTTCAAATTCCATGGGTTTCAGATTGCGTCATTTGTCAGGTTTAAGCTCTTTGTTGAAGCTAAACCTAAGCGACCGCAATATATCAGATGGAGCAGGGCTCAGTAATCTTGGCTTGTTATCTTCACtggaaatattaattttaaatgggAACAACTTTAATACTCTGCCTGGGTGCATCAGTCAACTTTCTCAACTGAGATGGCTTGAGTTGAAAAATTGCAAGACACTTCAAAAACTGCCAGAGCTTCCATCCAGCATAGAGTATATAGGTGCACATAATTGCACATCTTTGGAAGCAGTTTCAAATCAATCACTGTACTCATCACTGATGATTGCCAAATTGAAGGAGCATCCTCGGCGGACATCCCAACTTGAGGTAAGTTCGCTCTTTAAATTTAATGGTTTTGCAATTAagtctttttctcattttattttttcaattctcaAAGTTTTATTGCtgtatcaaattaatttaatatagtGTGAAACAAATTTATGAACGAAAAACAAGGATAATAGAACAATTGGAGACATGGGTTTTATCTCTCTAAACATCCTCATGATTTTCATTCTACAGCATGATTCCGAGGGGCAGCCATTTGCTGCATTCACTGTTGTGGTTCCTGGGAGTGAAATACCATATTGGATCTGTTCTCAGAGCTCAGGGAGAGAAGTAACAGTAAAGCTACCTCCAAATTGGTTTAATACCCACTTCCTGGCTTTTGCTTCTTGTGTTGTCACCAGTGGCTCAGTTCTGCCTTATGCCGACAGTATCAATGGGCTCTGTACAAAGTGTACCTTGTTCTATTCCACATCCAGTCGTGTTCCTTCTTCCTGTGATGTTTTCCCTCGAAGGCATACAGAAGGAAGGATGGAGTTGGATCATGTGTGGCTGAGTTATGTACGATTTCCCATTTCTATCAATTGGCATGAAGTGACTCAAATTAAGTTTTCATTTGAGATGATTCTGGGCACAAGTTCGGCAATTAAGAGATGTGGGGTTGGTCAAGTGTACGGTAATGATGATGAGAATTACAACAATCCAGATATGATCCAATTCAACTCTATCTTCTCTCCTAACCTTGAAGAAATCCATGATGGGGAACCCAGTGGAAGTGGGTGCTCTAATGTTGATGGCTCAGAATCAGATGATTCTGATTACTATACTGCTGATGAGGGGGTAACCATTGCAACTGCCTGTTATCACTCTGAATCAGGGAGACGCGGGCAAAGAAAGGCTTCAAATGTAACAATTATCAAGACAACACTTGATGAGGTGGAGCTGGAATACCTGTTTAATAGACTCTTGGTGGGTTGTGTATGTTtcgtttcttttctttctttcatcttcttcttatcttattttgattttggttaCATGTCTTAAGATCGTTTAAAGCagttaaaaaagaatttagGAACTTGAAGAAAAAGTGATATTCTTTCGCACATGTTCTATTTCATacttaaatcatttaatttacATGTGTAATTAGATAACAAATACATTAATCCATTAATTTACTTCAAACAAGTTCATGAAAAAACAAATCGGCAGAATACTTCAATGTCTAAACTTTTTGGAACTCTATTTTATTTCGTATTTTGCACTGAGTTATTAAGAGCGTTTGGGGTGTGTGTTAGTGGTGTTATTGACCAGTCTTGGAGGTTTGAAGATGTTGGGTGGTATGCGGCCAACAGAGTTCAATCTCTTGCTGGTTAGTGCCTTTCATTATATTTGAATAGTTTAGGCTTGATAATAGAGAGTGACTGGTTAATCATTAATTAGCAGCCACTTCAAATAGGCAGAGAAGTGATGTAGTTTTTTAGATTGTTTAGACCTCCCTTTTGGTCTAATTTTAAGGACAGAACCATTGGATATTGTACATTAATTGCTAGAATACAAGATTGATCACAGATTCCATCAACTGTGATTGTAACTTGTTGGAATTTTCTGTATGTGTTGTTTTGCTGTGAAGGATGTGATCCATGGGAGCCCTGGTGATATATTTTGTGAGTTGAATGATCTCCATTCCATAGAGGTCGGTTTCTTCAGCAAAGCTTTCAATTGGGAAGGGGTGATGAGGGGGATTATTCTAGTGGAAGTGGGTGGTCTAGTCAAGGAGCAAAGGAGAGAAAAGCTCTTGTAAGGGAACCCCATCTTCTAGTATTTAACCGTTGAGCTATTGCCATTgttttttggattgtttttcCTCATTCTAGAAATTGGATGTCAAGGAAATTAAAGCATTCACTCTAAGTGTccgtttggatatatttttttttatgttttcaaaataaaaaaataatagtaacttttatataagatacaaaACTCTTAAGAACTTGCATTTAAACAATAATGATTGTGGACCTAGATTTTTCATGTGTGTCCTCACTAGTTGACGAaacttttatttgtgaaaaaccgTACTTTTATtaaagacttggagtcgtcacttattttattttatttgtaaaagggaaaataaaat from Vitis riparia cultivar Riparia Gloire de Montpellier isolate 1030 unplaced genomic scaffold, EGFV_Vit.rip_1.0 scaffold640_pilon_pilon, whole genome shotgun sequence carries:
- the LOC117910175 gene encoding disease resistance protein RUN1-like isoform X1, with the translated sequence MADPSSSFQSYDVFLSFRGEDTRNNFTAHLHKELLTKGIDTFIDEERLETGLVIHPALVAAIENSKFSIIVLSENYASSRWCLEELVKILECKRTRGQRVLPIFYNVDPSDVRKHRGKFGEALAKHEENLENMEWMRIWRDALTGVANLKGWDTRNKNEATLIEEIASSIFHQKMNMAQSDGAEDLVGIDSRVCEIEPLLCLKTADVRIIGIWGMSGIGKTTLADAIFERFRNQFEGCVFFANVGKKLEREGIEGLQEKLLSKILGLKNLSLRGRPSIKIALGSKKVLIVLDNVKDPMIIEKIAKKRDWFGVGSRIIITTTNKNVLRTNEVKEIYEVKKFDGDEAMKLFGRCVFKQDHPRKDFVELSKSIIACTHGLPLAIEVLGRLLINKCKYEWETKLDTLTMDLKLGIQNVLQMSYNELNEDERCIFLDIACFYEGEDRDYVAEILDSRNCRTIERIHALVDKSLITISGNKLQMHDLLQEMGREVVHQESKEPGKRTRLWMHDDISHVLKNNKGTEEIIGISLDLSHVKETLRLTTPAFARMNKLELLKVYNSAGASKMGNCNVHFSEGFKFHSDALRCLHLLGYNLKSLPNDFNAENLVHLSMPHSHVQQLWKGSKVMKELKSIDLSHSTHLTETPNFSGVVNLEQLILQGCISLRRLHPSIGVLNKLKLLNLRNCKMLKSLPEGVGNLTSLQLFYLSGCRKLENFPNNLGKLQMLKELYADETAVTELPSSMGFLKNLEIFSFQGHKGPSPARYSMLRTSSNSMGFRLRHLSGLSSLLKLNLSDRNISDGAGLSNLGLLSSLEILILNGNNFNTLPGCISQLSQLRWLELKNCKTLQKLPELPSSIEYIGAHNCTSLEAVSNQSLYSSLMIAKLKEHPRRTSQLEHDSEGQPFAAFTVVVPGSEIPYWICSQSSGREVTVKLPPNWFNTHFLAFASCVVTSGSVLPYADSINGLCTKCTLFYSTSSRVPSSCDVFPRRHTEGRMELDHVWLSYVRFPISINWHEVTQIKFSFEMILGTSSAIKRCGVGQVYGNDDENYNNPDMIQFNSIFSPNLEEIHDGEPSGSGCSNVDGSESDDSDYYTADEGVTIATACYHSESGRRGQRKASNVTIIKTTLDEVELEYLFNRLLVGCVCFVSFLSFIFFLSYFDFGYMS
- the LOC117910175 gene encoding disease resistance protein RUN1-like isoform X2, with amino-acid sequence MADPSSSFQSYDVFLSFRGEDTRNNFTAHLHKELLTKGIDTFIDEERLETGLVIHPALVAAIENSKFSIIVLSENYASSRWCLEELVKILECKRTRGQRVLPIFYNVDPSDVRKHRGKFGEALAKHEENLENMEWMRIWRDALTGVANLKGWDTRNKNEATLIEEIASSIFHQKMNMAQSDGAEDLVGIDSRVCEIEPLLCLKTADVRIIGIWGMSGIGKTTLADAIFERFRNQFEGCVFFANVGKKLEREGIEGLQEKLLSKILGLKNLSLRGRPSIKIALGSKKVLIVLDNVKDPMIIEKIAKKRDWFGVGSRIIITTTNKNVLRTNEVKEIYEVKKFDGDEAMKLFGRCVFKQDHPRKDFVELSKSIIACTHGLPLAIEVLGRLLINKCKYEWETKLDTLTMDLKLGIQNVLQMSYNELNEDERCIFLDIACFYEGEDRDYVAEILDSRNCRTIERIHALVDKSLITISGNKLQMHDLLQEMGREVVHQESKEPGKRTRLWMHDDISHVLKNNKGTEEIIGISLDLSHVKETLRLTTPAFARMNKLELLKVYNSAGASKMGNCNVHFSEGFKFHSDALRCLHLLGYNLKSLPNDFNAENLVHLSMPHSHVQQLWKGSKVMKELKSIDLSHSTHLTETPNFSGVVNLEQLILQGCISLRRLHPSIGVLNKLKLLNLRNCKMLKSLPEGVGNLTSLQLFYLSGCRKLENFPNNLGKLQMLKELYADETAVTELPSSMGFLKNLEIFSFQGHKGPSPARYSMLRTSSNSMGFRLRHLSGLSSLLKLNLSDRNISDGAGLSNLGLLSSLEILILNGNNFNTLPGCISQLSQLRWLELKNCKTLQKLPELPSSIEYIGAHNCTSLEAVSNQSLYSSLMIAKLKEHPRRTSQLEPFAAFTVVVPGSEIPYWICSQSSGREVTVKLPPNWFNTHFLAFASCVVTSGSVLPYADSINGLCTKCTLFYSTSSRVPSSCDVFPRRHTEGRMELDHVWLSYVRFPISINWHEVTQIKFSFEMILGTSSAIKRCGVGQVYGNDDENYNNPDMIQFNSIFSPNLEEIHDGEPSGSGCSNVDGSESDDSDYYTADEGVTIATACYHSESGRRGQRKASNVTIIKTTLDEVELEYLFNRLLVGCVCFVSFLSFIFFLSYFDFGYMS